One window from the genome of Streptomyces cadmiisoli encodes:
- a CDS encoding type ISP restriction/modification enzyme produces the protein MPSVTYDDAPLLADLMPWSVAPPRLGRAWPVAPDPASLAARWAALTKAAGSDRERLFEPTRSRTLHSAVGQLPGQSTGTERLVRATGPGPEPVRVLSAPFDEQWLIPDHRLIDAARPELWRVADDQQVFVVETAAAPGSGEPLLLATSQLPVLRPGRVRPLHRRPGAREPNLAPGLVRYLGSRLGQVPEPLDVLAWIMAAVRASPAGPVVPLTGDPALWAEGVEAGHRTLWLMRRNGDRPKLPGGRRPYVRAPLPARPLTVRYDRDEETLHLDEGRVSPVPPQAWDFTVDGVRVLEQWLTARTDEAEPGTLAAIRPAAWTQAWTSELLELVTVLALLADTARLPDGPTDPVTASDLRTAGVLPVPEGARRPASVLDRQEEGPEGQLALI, from the coding sequence ATGCCCAGCGTGACGTACGACGACGCTCCGCTGCTCGCGGACCTCATGCCGTGGTCCGTCGCACCACCCCGGCTCGGCCGGGCCTGGCCGGTGGCCCCCGACCCGGCGTCTCTCGCGGCTCGTTGGGCCGCGCTGACGAAGGCGGCGGGGTCGGACCGCGAGAGGCTGTTCGAGCCGACGCGCTCGCGCACGCTGCACTCCGCGGTCGGACAGCTTCCGGGCCAGTCCACCGGCACGGAGCGGCTGGTGCGGGCCACGGGTCCGGGTCCGGAACCCGTCCGGGTGCTGTCCGCCCCGTTCGACGAGCAGTGGCTGATCCCCGACCACCGCCTGATCGACGCGGCCCGTCCCGAACTGTGGCGTGTCGCCGACGACCAGCAGGTCTTCGTCGTCGAGACGGCGGCGGCCCCCGGCTCCGGCGAACCGCTGCTGCTGGCGACCTCGCAACTGCCCGTGCTCCGGCCCGGCCGCGTCCGCCCGCTGCACCGCCGCCCCGGCGCGCGGGAACCGAACCTGGCCCCTGGCCTGGTGCGGTACCTCGGCAGCCGGCTCGGGCAGGTCCCGGAGCCGCTGGACGTCCTCGCCTGGATCATGGCGGCGGTGCGCGCGTCGCCCGCGGGACCCGTCGTCCCCCTCACCGGTGACCCGGCGCTCTGGGCCGAGGGTGTCGAGGCGGGCCACCGCACACTGTGGCTGATGCGCCGCAACGGCGACCGCCCCAAACTCCCCGGCGGCCGCCGCCCCTACGTCCGGGCGCCGCTGCCCGCCCGCCCCCTCACCGTCCGCTACGACCGCGACGAGGAGACCCTCCACCTGGACGAGGGCCGCGTCTCCCCCGTGCCGCCGCAGGCCTGGGACTTCACCGTGGACGGCGTCCGGGTGCTGGAGCAGTGGCTCACCGCCCGCACGGACGAGGCCGAACCGGGCACGCTGGCGGCGATCCGCCCGGCCGCCTGGACCCAGGCCTGGACCTCCGAGCTGCTGGAACTGGTCACGGTCCTGGCCCTGCTGGCCGACACCGCCCGCCTGCCGGACGGTCCGACGGACCCGGTCACCGCATCGGACCTGCGTACGGCCGGGGTCCTGCCGGTCCCGGAGGGCGCGCGCAGGCCGGCCTCCGTCCTGGACCGGCAGGAGGAGGGCCCGGAGGGCCAGTTGGCGCTGATCTGA
- a CDS encoding anti-sigma factor: protein MSVLHRILGRDDLHSLAAPYALDALEGDERRRFEKHLARCERCAAEVRALSEDAVRLARSTAAPAPAALRERVLAAVRTTPQDPAPARGHAPALPAHVWGTQPPPSSSRTRTPRMRPLLVPFATATAAAALVVASLFAVQANRTQEQLNAERDRSREIAEVLAAPDARATTGRDGDGGTIGVVASASAGRAVVTLSGYDDPPDDRVHQLWLMRPRAQPRSLGLFEGDTPLVASGLDPSASSLAVTVEPDGGSPRPTSQPLVQLALKSLGFGE from the coding sequence GTGAGCGTCCTGCACCGCATCCTGGGCCGTGACGACCTGCACAGTCTGGCCGCGCCGTACGCGCTGGACGCGCTGGAGGGCGACGAGCGGCGCCGCTTCGAGAAGCATCTGGCGCGCTGCGAACGCTGTGCCGCCGAGGTGCGGGCGCTCTCGGAGGACGCCGTCCGCCTCGCCCGGTCCACCGCCGCGCCCGCGCCGGCCGCACTGCGCGAACGGGTGCTGGCCGCGGTGCGGACCACTCCGCAGGACCCCGCGCCGGCCCGCGGGCACGCCCCCGCGCTGCCCGCGCACGTCTGGGGCACGCAGCCCCCGCCGTCGTCGTCACGCACCCGTACGCCCCGCATGCGCCCCCTGCTCGTCCCGTTCGCCACCGCGACCGCGGCGGCGGCCCTCGTCGTCGCCTCCCTGTTCGCCGTCCAGGCGAACCGGACCCAGGAGCAACTGAACGCCGAACGGGACCGGTCACGTGAGATCGCCGAGGTGCTCGCCGCCCCCGACGCACGGGCGACGACCGGCCGGGACGGCGACGGGGGAACGATCGGAGTGGTCGCCTCCGCGTCGGCGGGCCGCGCCGTGGTCACCTTGAGCGGATACGACGATCCACCGGACGACCGGGTGCATCAGCTGTGGCTCATGCGCCCCCGGGCGCAACCACGCTCCCTCGGACTCTTCGAAGGCGACACGCCCCTGGTCGCGAGCGGCCTCGACCCCTCCGCGTCGTCACTCGCCGTGACCGTCGAGCCGGACGGGGGATCACCCCGACCCACCAGCCAGCCACTTGTCCAACTCGCCCTGAAATCGCTCGGATTCGGAGAGTAA
- a CDS encoding GntR family transcriptional regulator, with amino-acid sequence MTSFAPDSIVLNRKLPLWYQVSQSLRASILGRSPRDPLRLPTEEQLAVHYGVSVLTMRQALKELEDEGLITRHRRRGTFIEPDARRGTPVRLLGSVDAIVAQQSGMTTQLLTHGRAEVPGEFAEFFPDLDEVATYHRLRSDEKTGEPTNHAVNYVRPELADRVDLDDLVRWPMTKVLRDVVGADISRITDTVQARLADPETARLLDVPLLSPILHYTGVTYDTGGRPLDVAVIHYRGDRFSFTVTLDAT; translated from the coding sequence GTGACCTCCTTCGCCCCTGATTCGATCGTCCTGAACCGCAAGCTGCCGCTCTGGTACCAGGTCTCGCAGTCGCTGCGCGCCTCGATACTCGGCCGCTCGCCCCGGGACCCGCTGCGCCTGCCCACGGAGGAGCAGCTGGCGGTGCACTACGGGGTGAGTGTGCTGACCATGCGGCAGGCACTGAAGGAGCTGGAGGACGAGGGCCTCATCACCCGCCACCGCCGGCGCGGCACGTTCATCGAGCCGGACGCCCGCCGGGGCACTCCCGTGCGGCTGCTCGGCTCGGTGGACGCGATCGTGGCCCAGCAGTCCGGCATGACGACCCAGCTGCTGACCCACGGCCGGGCGGAGGTGCCGGGCGAGTTCGCCGAGTTCTTCCCGGACCTCGACGAGGTGGCGACGTACCACCGGCTGCGCAGCGACGAGAAGACGGGCGAGCCGACCAACCACGCCGTCAACTACGTCCGTCCGGAACTGGCCGACCGCGTCGACCTGGACGACCTGGTCCGCTGGCCCATGACCAAGGTGCTGCGGGACGTCGTGGGCGCGGACATCAGCCGCATCACGGACACCGTCCAGGCGCGTCTCGCCGACCCCGAGACGGCCCGTCTGCTCGACGTCCCGCTGCTCAGCCCGATCCTGCACTACACGGGCGTCACCTACGACACCGGGGGACGGCCGCTGGACGTGGCCGTCATCCACTACCGCGGCGACCGCTTCTCGTTCACGGTCACGCTGGACGCCACCTGA
- a CDS encoding molybdopterin oxidoreductase family protein, producing MSRTALRICPLCEATCGLTLTIEGTRVTGARGDRDDVFSQGFICPKGASFGAVDADPDRLRTPLVRRDGELREATWEEAFDAVAAGIRPVVERYGPHSVGVVLGNPNVHTMAGALYPPVLIAGLGTRSLFTASTVDQMPKHVSSGLLYGDALAIPVPDLDRTDHLLLIGANPLESNGSLCTAPDFPGRLKALKARGGTLTVIDPRRTRTAKLADRHIAVRPGTDALLLAAMAQVLFEEDLADPGHLAPHVQGLPELRDAIGDFTPEAVAAACDVDAATIRTLARELAAAPTAAVYGRIGSCTVPHGTLASWLVDVLNILTGNLDRPGGALFPQAATDRTPRPAGPGRGFALGRWHSRVARHPEAKGELPLSALAEEIDTATEEGEPVRALISIAANPVLSAPDGDRLAKALDSLDFMVSVDPYLNETSRHAHVVLPPPPPAQSAHHDFAFNTLAVRNQVRYTRPAVPLEPGRMAETEILARLVLAATGMHGADPAAVDTMVVDQTLGKAVGEPHSPVHGRDPRELAARLTGDGGPERRLDMMLRLGPYGDGFGARPDGLTLEKLLARPHGIDLGPLRPRLPQPLKTVSGKVELLPQPLADDLPRLRAALRERPAGLVLVGRRHLRSNNSWLHNVPALTGGSNRCTLHIHPDDAARLGLRDGQPVRIKGAGGEVTAPAEVTDGVRTGVVSLPHGWGHDRPGTRLAHAAADPGVNVNQLLDGSLLDPLSGNAVLNGVPVDLAPVT from the coding sequence GTGTCCCGCACCGCCCTGCGTATCTGCCCCCTGTGCGAGGCCACCTGCGGGCTGACGCTCACCATCGAGGGAACCCGGGTCACCGGCGCCCGCGGCGACCGCGACGACGTGTTCAGCCAGGGGTTCATCTGCCCCAAGGGGGCCTCCTTCGGCGCGGTCGACGCCGACCCCGACCGGCTGCGCACCCCGCTCGTGCGCCGCGACGGGGAACTGCGCGAGGCCACCTGGGAGGAGGCCTTCGACGCGGTGGCCGCCGGGATCCGGCCGGTCGTCGAGCGGTACGGGCCGCACAGCGTCGGTGTCGTCCTCGGCAACCCCAACGTGCACACCATGGCCGGCGCGCTGTACCCGCCGGTCCTCATCGCCGGGCTCGGCACCCGCAGCCTGTTCACCGCCTCCACGGTCGACCAGATGCCCAAGCACGTCTCCAGCGGGCTGCTCTACGGCGACGCGCTCGCGATCCCCGTGCCCGACCTCGACCGCACCGACCACCTGCTCCTGATCGGCGCCAACCCGCTGGAGTCCAACGGCAGTCTGTGCACGGCGCCCGACTTCCCCGGAAGGCTCAAGGCCCTCAAGGCCCGCGGCGGCACGCTCACCGTGATCGACCCGCGCCGCACCCGCACCGCGAAACTGGCCGACCGGCACATCGCCGTCCGCCCCGGCACGGACGCGCTGCTCCTGGCCGCCATGGCGCAGGTCCTGTTCGAGGAGGACCTCGCCGATCCCGGCCACCTCGCGCCCCATGTCCAGGGTCTGCCCGAACTCCGCGACGCGATAGGGGACTTCACCCCCGAGGCCGTCGCGGCGGCCTGCGACGTCGACGCCGCCACCATTCGCACCCTCGCCCGCGAACTGGCCGCCGCCCCCACCGCCGCCGTCTACGGCCGTATCGGCAGCTGCACCGTCCCGCACGGCACGCTCGCCAGCTGGCTCGTCGACGTCCTCAACATCCTCACCGGCAACCTGGACCGGCCCGGCGGCGCCCTGTTCCCGCAGGCCGCCACCGACCGGACCCCCCGGCCCGCCGGACCGGGCCGCGGGTTCGCGCTCGGCCGCTGGCACTCCCGGGTCGCCCGGCACCCCGAGGCCAAGGGCGAACTGCCGCTGTCCGCGCTCGCCGAGGAGATCGACACCGCCACCGAGGAGGGAGAACCGGTCCGGGCGCTGATCTCGATCGCCGCCAACCCCGTGCTCTCCGCGCCCGACGGGGACCGCCTCGCCAAGGCGCTCGACTCGCTGGACTTCATGGTCAGCGTCGACCCCTACCTGAACGAGACCTCACGCCACGCCCACGTCGTCCTGCCCCCGCCCCCGCCCGCGCAGAGCGCGCACCACGACTTCGCCTTCAACACCCTCGCCGTCCGCAACCAGGTCCGCTACACCCGCCCCGCCGTCCCCCTGGAGCCCGGACGGATGGCCGAGACCGAGATCCTCGCCCGGCTCGTGCTGGCCGCCACCGGAATGCACGGCGCCGACCCGGCCGCCGTCGACACGATGGTCGTCGACCAGACCCTCGGCAAGGCGGTCGGGGAACCGCACTCACCCGTGCACGGCCGCGACCCGCGGGAACTGGCCGCCCGGCTCACGGGTGACGGCGGCCCGGAGCGACGGCTCGACATGATGCTGCGCCTCGGGCCCTACGGCGACGGCTTCGGCGCCCGGCCGGACGGGCTGACGCTGGAGAAGCTGCTCGCCCGTCCGCACGGCATCGACCTCGGCCCGCTGCGGCCCCGGCTGCCGCAGCCGCTGAAGACGGTGAGCGGAAAGGTGGAGCTGCTGCCGCAGCCCCTCGCCGACGATCTGCCGCGGCTGCGCGCGGCGCTGCGGGAGCGGCCCGCCGGACTCGTCCTGGTCGGCCGCCGTCATCTGCGCTCCAACAACAGCTGGCTGCACAACGTGCCCGCCCTGACCGGCGGCAGCAACCGCTGCACCCTGCACATCCACCCGGACGACGCCGCCCGGCTCGGCCTGCGGGACGGGCAGCCGGTCCGGATCAAGGGCGCCGGGGGAGAGGTGACGGCCCCGGCGGAGGTCACCGACGGCGTACGCACCGGAGTGGTCAGCCTGCCGCACGGCTGGGGCCACGACCGGCCCGGCACCCGGCTGGCGCACGCCGCCGCGGACCCCGGGGTCAACGTCAACCAGCTCCTCGACGGCAGCCTCCTCGACCCCCTGTCGGGCAACGCGGTCCTCAACGGAGTGCCGGTCGACCTCGCCCCCGTGACCTGA
- the hmgA gene encoding homogentisate 1,2-dioxygenase, whose amino-acid sequence MSGDARKTAEGLAHLFGFGNEHSSEAVPGALPEGRNSPQRAPLGLYAEQLSGTAFTEPRAYNRRSWLYRIRPSAAHPAFTRVDNGALRTAPFTETEPDPNRLRWDPLPDPAPGTDFLAGLWTLGGNGDATQRTGMAVHLYHANADMDRVFSDADGELLIVPEHGGLLLRTEFGLLAVEPGHMALIPRGVRLRVELLDDTARGYVCENYGAPFRLPDLGPIGANGLANPRDFRAPVAAYEDVEGPVEVVNKFCGNLWTATYDHSPLDVVAWHGNHVPYAYDLRRFNVIGSISYDHPDPSIFTVLTSPSDTPGLAGVDFVVFAPRWLVGEDTFRPPYFHRNVMSEYMGLVEGAYDAKAAGKGGFVPGGGSLHNMMSAHGPDRETFDRASAAELRPQKVDDGLAFMFETRWPLTLTPAAAGAEHLQQRYDDVWQGLQRHFRPLH is encoded by the coding sequence ATGAGCGGGGACGCGCGCAAGACGGCCGAAGGGCTGGCTCACCTCTTCGGGTTCGGCAACGAACACAGCTCGGAGGCGGTCCCCGGCGCGCTGCCGGAGGGCCGCAACTCACCCCAGCGCGCACCGCTCGGCCTCTACGCGGAACAGCTCAGCGGCACGGCCTTCACCGAGCCGAGGGCGTACAACCGCCGCTCCTGGCTCTACCGCATCCGCCCGTCGGCCGCCCACCCGGCGTTCACCCGCGTGGACAACGGGGCGCTGCGCACCGCCCCGTTCACCGAGACCGAGCCCGACCCGAACCGGCTGCGGTGGGACCCGCTGCCGGACCCGGCACCCGGCACGGACTTCCTGGCCGGCCTGTGGACCCTCGGCGGCAACGGCGACGCGACCCAGCGCACCGGCATGGCCGTGCACCTCTACCACGCCAACGCCGACATGGACCGGGTGTTCAGCGACGCGGACGGTGAGCTGCTGATCGTCCCGGAGCACGGCGGACTGCTGCTGCGCACCGAGTTCGGGCTCCTGGCGGTGGAACCCGGCCACATGGCCCTGATCCCGCGCGGGGTGCGGCTGCGGGTGGAACTGCTCGACGACACGGCCCGCGGCTACGTCTGCGAGAACTACGGCGCCCCCTTCCGCCTGCCCGACCTCGGCCCGATCGGCGCCAACGGGCTCGCCAACCCGCGCGACTTCCGCGCGCCGGTCGCCGCGTACGAGGACGTCGAGGGCCCCGTCGAGGTGGTCAACAAGTTCTGCGGCAACCTCTGGACGGCCACCTACGACCACTCACCGCTCGACGTGGTCGCCTGGCACGGCAACCACGTGCCGTACGCCTACGACCTGCGCCGGTTCAACGTGATCGGCTCCATCAGCTACGACCATCCCGATCCGTCGATCTTCACGGTGCTGACCTCGCCCAGCGACACCCCCGGCCTCGCGGGCGTCGACTTCGTGGTCTTCGCACCGCGCTGGCTGGTGGGCGAGGACACCTTCCGCCCGCCGTACTTCCACCGGAACGTGATGAGCGAGTACATGGGCCTCGTCGAGGGCGCGTACGACGCGAAGGCGGCCGGGAAGGGCGGCTTCGTGCCGGGCGGCGGCTCGCTGCACAACATGATGTCGGCGCACGGCCCGGACCGGGAGACCTTCGACCGGGCGAGCGCCGCCGAGCTGCGCCCGCAGAAGGTGGACGACGGGCTGGCGTTCATGTTCGAGACCCGCTGGCCGCTCACCCTGACCCCGGCGGCGGCGGGCGCGGAACATCTGCAACAGCGCTACGACGACGTGTGGCAGGGCCTTCAGCGGCACTTCCGCCCCTTGCACTGA
- a CDS encoding TetR/AcrR family transcriptional regulator, whose product MKRVPHATSLRRAPVQRRSAERLTRILDACADLLDEVGYDELSTRAVAQRAGVPIGSVYRFFGNKRQMACALAQRNLERYTERVTERLKAAGRRDWRTAMDAVLDEYLAMKRTAPGFSLVDFGNQIPVGARHTEPNHLVADRLGDLVSGYLGRTPDDALRRTFLIAVETADTLVHLAFRLDPRGDEAVVAEMREMLRAYLARVLD is encoded by the coding sequence ATGAAGCGCGTGCCCCACGCGACATCGCTCCGTCGTGCGCCCGTGCAGCGCCGCAGCGCCGAACGGCTGACACGGATTCTCGACGCCTGCGCCGACCTCCTCGACGAGGTCGGCTACGACGAACTCAGCACCCGTGCCGTGGCGCAGCGCGCCGGCGTCCCCATCGGCTCGGTGTACCGGTTCTTCGGCAACAAGCGCCAGATGGCCTGCGCGCTCGCCCAGCGCAACCTGGAGCGCTACACCGAGCGTGTGACGGAGCGTCTGAAGGCCGCCGGGCGGCGCGACTGGCGGACCGCCATGGACGCCGTGCTCGACGAGTACCTCGCCATGAAGCGCACCGCACCCGGCTTCTCCCTGGTCGACTTCGGCAACCAGATACCGGTCGGGGCCCGGCACACCGAGCCCAACCACCTGGTGGCCGACCGTCTGGGCGACCTCGTCTCCGGCTATCTCGGCCGGACGCCCGACGACGCCCTGCGCCGCACCTTCCTGATCGCGGTGGAGACCGCGGACACCCTCGTGCACCTGGCGTTCCGGCTGGATCCGCGGGGCGACGAGGCGGTCGTCGCGGAGATGCGGGAGATGCTGCGGGCGTATCTGGCGCGCGTCCTGGACTGA